GAACAACAGGCTTACCTTCGtgtcttccttagtctttctgaCGTGTCGGTGGTGACCGAAAATGTTCTGCATCCCGAGCGCCTTCCTGGCCCAGTCCCTCTTCTGGGTGCTGGGCGGGGGCTGCGCGGGGCTGCCCTCCACCCTGTAGCGGTCGGCCGGAATCTTGCTCATGGGAGGGGGCAGCGTGCCGCAGTTGATGCTGGACCACCCGTCCGTGGAGTCCGTGTAAGACTCCTGGTCGCTGGCGTGGCCGCACTGCCACTCCTGCAGCACATGGACTGGGAGCCACCGCTGGCTGAAACCGCTGCCAGGGCCCCCGGCGCCCCTCTTGGAAGGGGGGACCGAACACCGCAAGGAGGCGGGGGGCACCTCCCCATGAGATGTGGGCCCGAGGTGCTTCCCAAAGTCCCGGCACCTGTCAGCCTGCGGAGCGGCCTCAAACGGGGGCCCCACTTCAGGGTCGTGGCAGAAGGCCCCATTCCAGGAGGCGCCCCAGGGCTGGGAGCCCCTGGTGCCCATGCCCTCCCAGGCGCTGCTGCTGGGGCCGTGCCTGCTGGAGCCGGCACCCAGGTCCACCACCAGCACCCGGCTGCTCCTCTCCTCGTGCTGGAAGTTGCCGATGCCACTGTCGCTGTTGCTGCTGGTGCTGGTGTTCTGGTGGGCGTCCGCGTCCCCATCCACAAAGGCCCGGGCCCGCACCCCCTCGATCAGCTCGCCCATGTCCCTGTACAGCACGGAGATGAACTGGAGGACGGGGAGAGAGGACGCGGGGAACTCCAGGCAGCCATTGGTGTCAGGGTCAGCCGTGCACTCAAACCCGAAGCGCCGGGCGATGCCCTGGTGGATCTTGTGACTGAACAGGTCCGGGTCCACCATGAACACGTGGCAGGATGTCCGCAGAGCGCCATCCTCCTCCTGCGCCAGGCTCCCATCATCGCCCGTTTGCACAGTCACCAGTCCGAAAAACCTCCGGTCATCCGGGCACACGGCACTGAACGCCAGCCTCTCGGCCGGGTACCGGGCCAGGACGGCAGCCTTGTCGGTGCAGAGCTGGACACAGTCATGCATGACCTTCATGGTCACCAGAGAATGGATCCTCTGCTCGGCCCGCAGGCGCCGCAGGCAGCCCCGGATGGCCTGCACACTGTCCGACTCCAGGCTGCAGCCGCTGGATGGGAGCTCGATGGAGCCCAGGTAGCCCACTACCATGGCCACGTTCAGAACGCTGGCGTCCACCCCAAAGTCCTCGTGGCTCTCCAGTCCCACACCAAAAACAGAATCGGCATGCACCACTTTCGCTGTCTCCTCCTTAGAAAGCAGGTTGGGATTCGGATCATTTATACTTTCATGCTCAAGGTCAAATTGCCCAGTGGCTGACTCCGAAAGGGACCATTGTTTCAGTTTCAGAGGCTCGGAACTGCTGGCACGAAGGCCCGGGCTTTCAAAGATCATATTGAAAATCCCTCCCGACTGCACCTCTTCAACGACTCTCTCTGCCCTGTTTATACCTAAGGCCTTAGAATCAAGTTTGGGCTTCAGCCAGCCTTTTCCTTCATAAAACCCCACCTCCTCATCGCTGGAGCAGGACTCCAGGTGGCCGATGCCTTCACCAATCACCATGTGCAGGACCCCCGAACACTTCCCGATTAACTTCACGACGTCTTCGTGGGACGCTTTCTTCACATTGATCTCGTTGACAGCAAATATCTGATCGCCGGCACGGAGGCCCACGAAATCAGCAGGGCTCCCTCTCATGACACAGCTGAGCACACAGGGCGCCTGGCCGGAGAGCGTGAATCCATACCCCGCCCTCCCTCTGGCGACCTCCACGGTCCTGACGCGAGGGGGCGCTGTCCCGAGCAGCGCACGCTCCCCGGGGTCCCCGGCTCTGTACATCCCGGCGTGCTTCCCCAACCAGGAGCACAGCTCATTATTCCAGCAGGTCCGTGGGGCGGGGAATGCGTGACGCTATCATATTTCCGTGCAATAACGCCCTGAGGAAGAAGAATAAACAGCTCATTATTAGAGATCCCGCATTTCTGCTGCTTACCAGCACCACCCAACATAAAAGGCAGTGCACAACGAAACCGTCGGAGGAAGAGTCTCTGGCTACCACACAAATGACAGAGTGAAGGAGCAGTGGTATCTCTGTGCACCACATCTTGAAGTCTGCCTAAGATGTCTCCTTCCACAGTATAGAACATTTCCCAGGACTGCTGTCTTCCCAGCTCCGAGCTCACTGAGGCTAATCCCAGCCCAGGCCTGAGGAGCACGGGACTCAGCGGAATCTGCTCCCTTCCTGTCTGGATGGAGAGGAGACCCCAAGCTCAGAATGTGGTCGGAGGGCAGCACCATCTGAGCTGCGGGCAGGTCCGAGTGAAAGCAGGGCTGCCTGCAGACCAGGTGGAAAGGCACCTGCGTGACCCCTGGTCCAGCCCCAACTCTGATCACAAACTCCCTCCAGGGGAAGTTTCTCCCCAGAAAGGGGCGTCGGCTTGCCTTCCCTGGTATCTCCCACCCTCCCTCAAGTAACTGACTTTCAGCAATGCACTGTGTGTGCAAAACACATTAGTGTGAAATACGAGAGAGGCCACTGGACAGAACAGGTGAAACAGCCAGGAAGAGCAAAGGAATTTAATGCTCATTTGTTCCGGGGGGTGACTTTCCAATGAAAGGTACTTGTTGTCACTGAAACGAACCTGTGTCAGGGTGCCAGAGACCACCCCAGGCTCGATGACTCGCTAAGACTCGCAAACACTCAGGGCCGTGATTTACCACAGGGAGAGGTTGCACAGCAAAATCAGGGAATGGAGAGGCCGGCGGGGCGAGGTCCAGAGGAAACAGGCACCGCTTCCAGAACCCTGACCCATGGAGTCACACCAGCCACGCTCAGTCCCCTGGTGACACACTGTGACAGCACATGTGGAGTGCTGTCCCCAGGGAGGGTCCTTAGAGACTCAGCACCAGGGCTCTTATCGGGGGCGGGTCCTGTGGGCCCCACTGCGGACACACACCAAACCCCAGCCCCTGAGGGGCGGGTGTCTGCTCAGCGGGTGAGCCCAGGGGGCCTCCCCATCGGTGAGGGTGCCAGGATCCCTCCCGACATCCAAGCCCCGGAGCGCCAGCCCAGCGCCAGCCTCGCACCCGGGCCTCTTGGAGGACGGCAGGCAGCCCCGCTGTGAGGACTGCGTTCTGCACAAAACCCTTTAAAGATCACTTTAAAAAGCAATACAGTAAGTGATTATATTGTGAAGATCTAAAATATAATAGAACATGCTTTTTAAGGAGTGTatgttttgtgtgtggtgtaagggagtgttctagcttcattgttttacatgctgctgtccagttttcccagcaccatttgctgaagagactgtctttattccattgtatattcttgtctcctttgttgaagattattgaccaaaagtttgtgggttcatttctgggctctctattctgttccattggtccatatgtctgtttttgtaccagtactatgctgtcttgatgactgtagctctgtagtattgctgaagtctgggagagtcattcctccagcctctttctttctcttcagtaatgctttggcaattctaggtcttttctggttccatataaattttattaggatttgttctagttctgtaaaatatgtcctgggtaatttgatagggattgcattaaatctgcagattgccttgggcagtgtgaccattttaacaatattgattcttccaatccaggagcatgggatatctttccattttttaaagtcttctttactttccttcatcaatggtttatagttttctatgtgtaattctttcacctccttggttagattgactcctaggtattttattact
The nucleotide sequence above comes from Camelus dromedarius isolate mCamDro1 chromosome 1, mCamDro1.pat, whole genome shotgun sequence. Encoded proteins:
- the RGS12 gene encoding regulator of G-protein signaling 12 isoform X3; translated protein: MYRAGDPGERALLGTAPPRVRTVEVARGRAGYGFTLSGQAPCVLSCVMRGSPADFVGLRAGDQIFAVNEINVKKASHEDVVKLIGKCSGVLHMVIGEGIGHLESCSSDEEVGFYEGKGWLKPKLDSKALGINRAERVVEEVQSGGIFNMIFESPGLRASSSEPLKLKQWSLSESATGQFDLEHESINDPNPNLLSKEETAKVVHADSVFGVGLESHEDFGVDASVLNVAMVVGYLGSIELPSSGCSLESDSVQAIRGCLRRLRAEQRIHSLVTMKVMHDCVQLCTDKAAVLARYPAERLAFSAVCPDDRRFFGLVTVQTGDDGSLAQEEDGALRTSCHVFMVDPDLFSHKIHQGIARRFGFECTADPDTNGCLEFPASSLPVLQFISVLYRDMGELIEGVRARAFVDGDADAHQNTSTSSNSDSGIGNFQHEERSSRVLVVDLGAGSSRHGPSSSAWEGMGTRGSQPWGASWNGAFCHDPEVGPPFEAAPQADRCRDFGKHLGPTSHGEVPPASLRCSVPPSKRGAGGPGSGFSQRWLPVHVLQEWQCGHASDQESYTDSTDGWSSINCGTLPPPMSKIPADRYRVEGSPAQPPPSTQKRDWARKALGMQNIFGHHRHVRKTKEDTKGSKFGRGLGLALPPQRASARRSFGRARRLSITRSLDDLESATVSDGELSGADLKDCVSNHSLSSNASLPSVQSCRRLRERRVASWAVSFERLLQDPLGVRYFSDFLRKEFSEENILFWQACEYFSHVPAHDRKELSYRAREIFSKFLSSKATTPVNIDSQAQLADDILRAPHPDMFKEQQLQIFNLMKFDSYTRFLKSQLYQECILAEVEGRSLPDAQQVPSSPASKHSVGSDHSNVSTPKKLSGKSKSGRSLNEELGDEDSEKKRKGAFFSWSRTRSTGRSQKKKDHSDRPNDPLHANGGLGRRESQGSVSSAGSLDLPEACRTLGPERDKATKHCSIQLPDGTSCMVPIRAGLSIKEVLSGLCERQGINGAAVDLFLVGGDKPLVLHQDSSILESRDLRLEKRTLFRLDLVPINRSVGLKAKPSKPVTEVLRPVAAKYGLRLSELVARLNGEKEPLDLGAPISSLDGQRVILEEKDPSRGKVSTDKQKSAPAKQSTSVSTSSRSQSATSFLSSFPKLRATEQTTSAGC